In Fusarium verticillioides 7600 chromosome 4, whole genome shotgun sequence, the following proteins share a genomic window:
- a CDS encoding orotidine 5'-phosphate decarboxylase, whose amino-acid sequence MSPHPTLKATFASRAETATHPLSRHLYKLMDLKASNLCLSADVATARELLYFADKIGPSIVVLKTHYDMVAGWDFDPRTGTGAKLASLARKHGFLIFEDRKFGDIGNTVELQYTSGAARIIEWAHITNVNMVPGKASVASLAHAANRWLERYHYEVKTSISIGTPTASQLDEDSERSDNENQKDTPEPARADSGRKGSIVSTTTVTQQYESADSPRLVKTIPEGDETVFPGIDEAPIERGLLILAQMSSQGNFMNKEYTQACVEAAREHKNFVMGFVSQECLNTEPEDDFIHMTPGCQLPPEGADENEAIQGDGKGQQYNTPQKIIGIAGADIAIVGRGIIKASDPEDEAERYRSAAWKAYTERVR is encoded by the coding sequence ATGTCGCCGCATCCTACCCTCAAGGCGACTTTCGCCAGTCGAGCTGAGACAGCTACCCATCCTCTCAGTCGACATCTCTACAAGCTCATGGACCTCAAGGCCTCGAATCTTTGCCTCAGCGCCGATGTCGCAACCGCTCGCGAACTACTCTACTTCGCCGACAAGATTGGTCCCTCCATCGTCGTTCTCAAGACGCATTATGACATGGTTGCCGGCTGGGACTTTGACCCTAGGACAGGCACTGGTGCCAAGCTCGCCTCACTAGCACGCAAGCATggtttcctcatcttcgaggATCGCAAGTTTGGTGATATTGGCAATACGGTCGAGTTGCAGTATACTAGCGGTGCTGCGCGCATCATCGAGTGGGCACATATTACCAATGTGAACATGGTTCCAGGCAAGGCCTCGGTTGCATCTCTGGCCCACGCTGCCAACCGATGGCTCGAGCGATACCACTACGAGGTCAAGACATCTATCAGTATTGGAACTCCCACTGCCAGCCAACTGGACGAGGATAGCGAGCGTTCAGACAACGAGAATCAGAAGGACACGCCGGAACCTGCTCGCGCTGACAGCGGTCGAAAAGGTAGCATTGtttccaccaccaccgtcACCCAACAGTACGAGTCGGCCGATTCACCACGTCTCGTCAAGACGATTCCTGAGGGCGATGAGACAGTATTCCCCGGCATCGATGAAGCGCCGATCGAGAGGGGCCTGCTTATCCTGGCACAGATGTCGAGTCAGGGCAACTTCATGAACAAGGAATATACGCAAGCATGTGTAGAGGCCGCACGGGAACACAAGAACTTCGTCATGGGCTTTGTCTCACAGGAGTGCCTCAACACAGAACCCGAGGATGACTTCATCCACATGACCCCCGGCTGCCAATTGCCCCCTGAGGGCGcggatgagaatgaagcCATCCAGGGCGACGGCAAGGGTCAACAGTACAACACGCCACAGAAGATCATTGGTATTGCCGGTGCGGACATTGCTATCGTTGGACGCGGGATCATCAAGGCAAGCGACCccgaggatgaagctgagcGATATCGGTCCGCGGCATGGAAGGCTTACACGGAGCGGGTTCGTTAA
- a CDS encoding CDP-diacylglycerol-inositol 3-phosphatidyltransferase: MSPQTRRQAAKAQTPSDLEPEARSNDNGSANGVADASDDAPRENIFLFIPNIIGYARIVLAIASLYYMPLHPRTCSFLYSVSCLLDALDGYAARIYEQSTRFGAVLDMVTDRCTTACLIVFLSSAFPRWAIVFQGLIALDLASHYMHMYATLVVSGTNASHKSIDESKNWLLRLYYTNKNVLFALCALNELFFIALYLLCFSSPLVSPYLIKPIQTVGAELQAGAQVNTSILAQIFPDPFSPAALELARANKMDSTVPWIIAGVSFPFMFLKQFINCVQLYNASLGLAEIDLKTRREQGLLRPKPKTA, encoded by the exons ATGAGCCCACAAACTCGACGACAGGCCGCAAAGGCCCAAACCCCTTCTGATTTGGAGCCTGAAGCTAGATCCAACGACAACGGGTCTGCCAACGGCGTCGCGGATGCTTCGGACGATGCCCCTCGCGAGAACATCTTCCTTTTCATCCCCAACATTATTG GCTACGCGCGCATCGTCCTTGCTATCGCGTCACTGTACTACATGCCCCTCCATCCTCGTACTTGCTCGTTCCTCTACAGCGTCTCATGTCTCCTCGATGCCCTCGATGGCTACGCCGCGCGTATCTACGAACAGTCCACTCGCTTCGGCGCTGTTCTAGACATGGTCACAGATCGCTGTACTACAGCCTGTCTTAttgtcttcctctcttctgCTTTCCCTCGATGGGCCATTGTTTTCCAGGGCTTGATtgctcttgaccttgccagcCACTACATGCATATGTATGCTACTCTTGTTGTCTCAGGCACCAACGCCAGCCACAAGAGCATTGATGAGAGCAAGAACTGGCTATTGCGCCTCTACTACACCAATAAG AATGTCCTGTTCGCCCTCTGCGCTCTCAacgagctcttcttcatcgccctcTACCTCCTCTGCTTCTCGTCTCCTCTTGTCTCGCCCTATCTCATCAAGCCAATCCAGACTGTCGGTGCCGAGCTTCAGGCTGGTGCTCAAGTCAACACTTCGATCCTCGCCCAGATCTTCCCCGACCCCTTCAGCCCTGCTGCTCTCGAGCTTGCGCGTGCTAACAAGATGGATTCTACAGTACCTTGGATAATTGCCGGGGTTAGCTTTCCATTTATGTTCCTCAAGCAGTTCATCAACTGCGTTCAGCTTTACAATGCCAGCTTGGGCCTCGCCGAGATCGATCTCAAGACTCGCCGAGAGCAGGGTCTCCTCCgccccaagcccaagacagCTTAA
- a CDS encoding cytochrome P450 oxidoreductase: protein MPGRTLPTFTRAEVEAHNSGDSCYVTIGNKVYDITDFVEDHPGGPEYILEYAGRDIEEILKDSDSHTHSDSAYEILDENLVGFLVSEKAVNGHANGKANGNGNAKLPNGEANGDANGSVHPRTGMSCAEDLSKDTDYNLDYKKNKFLDLNRPLFPQIWFGGFSKEFYLDQVHRPRHYKGGQSAPLFGNFLEPLSKTAWWVVPMVWLPCVAYGTWVASQGFDNQLYTLGYWAFGVFFWTIIEYVLHRFLFHLDYYLPDNRVGITLHFILHGIHHYLPMDKYRLVMPPTLFAALAAPFWKFAHAVLFHNWYAACAAYCGGIFGYVCYDLTHYFLHHQDLPLWYKELKKYHLAHHFLDYELGFGVTSKFWDSVFGTELIYNTKKTK, encoded by the exons ATGCCTGGACGTACTCTACCGACTTTCACTCGCGCTGAGGTGGAAGCGCATAACTCTGGTGACTCCTGCTATGTCACCATCGGCAACAAGGTCTACGATATCACCGATTTTGTTGAGGATCATCCTGGCGGTCCCGAATATATTCTCGAATACGCCGGTCGCGATATCGAAGAGATCCTCAAAGATTCTGATTCTCATACACACTCTGACTCTGCCTACGAGATTCTCGATGAGAACCTTGTCGGATTTCTCGTttctgagaaggctgttAATGGACACGCCAATGGAAAGGCCAACGGCAACGGAAACGCAAAACTACCCAATGGTGAAGCCAACGGAGACGCAAATGGCTCCGTCCACCCCCGAACCGGAATGTCTTGCGCGGAGGACTTGAGCAAGGATACAGACTATAACTTGGATtacaagaagaacaagttcCTCGACCTGAACCGACCTCTCTTCCCCCAGATCTGGTTCGGTGGTTTCTCCAAAGAATTCTATCTTGATCAGGTCCATCGCCCTCGCCACTACAAGGGAGGCCAGTCTGCGCCTCTATTTGGCAACTTCCTCGAGCCTCTCTCCAAGACCGCCTGGTGGGTTGTTCCTATGGTCTGGCTGCCTTGTGTCGCGTACGGTACCTGggttgcttctcaaggttTCGATAACCAGCTCTACACCTTGGGCTACTGGGCATTTGGCGTTTTCTTCTGGACCATCATCGAATATGTCCTGCATCGCTTCCTGTTCCATCTTGACTA CTACCTGCCCGACAACCGTGTTGGAATCACGCTTCATTTCATACTTCACGGCATTCATCATTATCTGCCCATGGACAAGTATCGTCTTGTTATGCCTCCTACGCTCTTCGCTGCTTTGGCTGCTCCTTTCTGGAAGTTTGCACATGCTGTACTCTTCCACAACTGGTATGCTGCTTGTGCAGCTTACTGTGGCGGCATCTTTGGATACGTCTGCTACGATCTCACACATTACTtccttcaccaccaagaccttcCTCTGTGGTAcaaggaactcaagaagTACCATCTTGCTCACCACTTCCTTGACTACGAACTCGGTTTCGGTGTGACGAGCAAGTTCTGGGACAGCGTGTTTGGTACGGAGCTGAtctacaacaccaagaagacgaaaTAA
- a CDS encoding high-affinity iron transporter (At least one base has a quality score < 10), protein MAVDVFAVPVFLVVFRETLETVIIVSVLLAFLKQTLDGPNGDIKVYKQLRRQVWLGTGIGFFICLVVAAAVIGVFYTVGRNSWEKNEYYYEGAFCLFASLIISVMGAALLRIGKMQAKWRVKLAKALESPIKAGSKGWFKQFVEKYAMFVLPFVTVLREGIEAVVFVAGVSFSASAKSIPLPTVVGLFAGCCVGYLLYKGGASTKLQLFLVLSTCLLYLVGAGLFSRSVWSFEMAKWNEYIGGEADEFGNGPGSYDIDQSVWHVNCCASTEAIQNGWGIFNAILGWTNSATYGSVISYNLYWICVMIGFIVMRFKETHGRLPFGKAKAPANAVDDAESHASSTPKNTATEKTTTA, encoded by the exons ATGGCTGTAGACGTCTTTGCGGTTCCCGTCTTCCTTGTTGTCTTTCGAGAGACTCTTGAGACAGTCATCATCGTTTCTGTCTTGCTTGCTTTCCTCAAGCAAACCCTTGACGGTCCCAATGGTGACATCAAAGTGTACAAACAGCTGAGACGCCAG GTCTGGCTTGGAACGGGCATTggtttcttcatctgcttggTTGTCGCCGCCGCTGTCATTGGTGTCTTCTACACCGTTGGCAGGAACTCATGGGAGAAGAACGAGTACTACTATGAAGGTGCATTCTGTCTCTTTGCATCCCTAATCATCTCCGTCATGGGCGCAGCTCTGCTCCGTATCGGAAAGATGCAGGCAAAGTGGCGAGTCAAGCTGGCAAAGGCTCTCGAATCACCAATTAAAGCTGGTTCCAAGGGATGGTTCAAGCAGTTCGTTGAGAAGTACGCTATGTTCGTCTTGCCTTTTGTCACCGTCCTTCGAGAAGGTATTGAGGCCGTTGTCTTCGTCGCTGGTGTGTCCTTTTCTGCTTCAGCCAAGTCCATTCCTCTCCCAACTGTTGTCGGCCTCTTTGCCGGTTGCTGTGTTGGCTATCTCCTTTACAA GGGTGGCGCGAGCACCAAACTTCAACTCTTCCTCGTTCTCTCGACCTGCCTCTTGTACCTCGTGGGTGCCGgtctcttttctcgctcTGTCTGGAGTTTCGAGATGGCCAAGTGGAACGAGTACATTGGTGGTGAagctgatgagtttggaaACGGGCCTGGTTCCTATGATATTGACCAGAGTGTCTGGCACGTCAAC TGTTGTGCCTCCACCGAAGCTATTCAGAACGGCTGGGGTATCTTCAATGCCATTCTTGGCTGGACAAACTCCGCTACTTATGGCTCTGTCATCTCCTATAACCTATACTGGATTTGCGTCATGATTGGTTTCATCGTCATGCGTTTCAAGGAGACACATGGCAGACTGCCTTTCGGAAAGGCTAAGGCTCCTGCCAacgctgttgatgatgccgagaGCCACGCCAGCTCAACTCCCAAGAACACAGCAACAGAGAAGACTACTACCGCCTAA